aatatcagtgcttgtgttaaatatcagtgcttgtgtgaaaatgtttttgtctaatgcagctgtattgatcctctgggaagaattaaacttggttaagctttcatagtgtccatATAGTTTTTTACTCAGAGAATTAGAATGTAACAGTACACATTTTATTGAAGAAGGCACTGGTTGCTATACCCATTAAATGTTTGGGAGCATAGAGTATGCGACTTTCTTTCTTTTTACGAATtggattcgtaacatatcatacgaattgtacaaaacataacatatcataaaaAATGTATGGCGTAGTAAACAATTTGATGACGGAGTACACGAAAAATGGGACCTGTTTTTTCTTATGAGCACctctttcaaaactactggctgaaattatacacaGGCTCTGGAGCATCACTTCAATCATCAATGATAGCCAAAATGGATAACCAAATTGAAGATCTAGAAGGCAGCTGAAGTCCTGAAgtcactgagtaccacagagtcCTGGATTAAAGTCGCAAGAAGTGGCTACCAACTTTAGAAAATggaactttgcaattaattgtcTTTATAAAGAATGCATTAATAAAGTGGATTACAAATGAAATTTGTCCTCTTTGTATCTCATTCCATACTGAGTAGCATTGTATTGTTGATCAGAATGCAGCACATATTTGAGATGAATGATGATTAAGGCCCAAGGACATTGAAGATATGGAAAGTTTTGATAGATAATCCTCATGCTATAATTTGCCCTGTCCACTTGCATGGAACCATACTCCTGTTTGATTCAGACACACCCCCTTAAAATAGTCAAATGAATGttcagagagagagcaaaagagaaacATAATGCACCTGCACTTGTCTACATTCACTAAAGAGTGGTATATTTTCTAGTACATTTTTGCCTATCtcaggtttgtttgtttttgccgTTGACTCACCATGGCAATACTAGTACAACACCAGTACAAAATAGATCTGAATACTGGTGACTTTCTGCACTCTTCTACCTCTGACAGTATATATGCCACACTGATTGGAACGGACTGGACAAGTGAGCGCACAAACTTGGCCAACTCTGTCCTAGATTTCATGACTGGAAAGGTGAGTTATGAGCTTTGCGTACCTCACGTTGCTTGACAGTGACAGATTGTCTTTTTTTGTCTGTcttttttgcatattttttttaaaacccTGCAGTGAAACAAATATAAAAGCGAATTAATAACTGAGTTGTTGCAGTTAAGAATTGCAAATATGTGTAATAACCATTTACTGAAAGTATAGACGACTGATTGTGGTAGAGGCACCATAGAGATGGCAGACCTTCCTAAAATATCACTTTCAAGGCTGCTTTTAAAAGTGTGATTTCACCTAAAACAAAACTGGCAACTTCAAACAATATACAGGATTATACATAATGTTGATAGGAAAATGTTCACAGAATTGGTAAAATAATTTATGTTCATTCATTAGAGGTAGCCTGCAGTATGTATGTCAAATATTGATACGGTGAGACATTTGGGTATCTTATTAAGCACATGTGGGACATTTGCATCAGCCATTTTCTCGGACCGTGACTGGAAATGAAGATTGTCATGCAAGTGAGTTGGAGTGTTTTTCATATTCACTCACCATCATTTTAGTGTCTCGAGGATGATGGCATTCTATACTAGTAGTGACATGTACAATGTGACAGGCCTCAAGGAGGATAGTCTCCTAAAACATTTTTATAGTATTTTTAAAAGGTTAGTTCACTTCCAGGTGCCACCTTGACAGCCACAAAAGTGAACTTTTTTGCTCATGTGGATTTTTACACTCTTTGGCTCTGCTGTAAAATTATGGCATGTGGGACAAACAGGCATTTGGGcaaaatacaaaatattttgGTCAAAATGACTTGCCTGATGTAGGCTTAAACTGCCACGTCTCCATTCTCTACAGACAGGGACCTACACTGTGACCACCCCCTCAACTCTGGGGCGCCTCCTCCTGGTTAAGCTGGAGAAAGAGCAGTACCTGTTCCTGCCAGAAAACAAGTGGTTCTGCTCCAAGGTTGTCGTGACGACACCTGAGCATGATGTCATCTACTTCCCCTGTTACAAATGGGTGTCCAGAGGGGAGGTTGTGGAGCtgagagggggaaaaggtgtggGAATAAAATACCCTCGTCAATGTTATTTATCATATAACTTCTGCATAGCTGTATAACTTACATTACAAGAATGTAATTAAGATGTGATACATTTGCCTACTTTGACCTTCTTTGCTCATCCTCTGTCATCCTATGCCACTCCACTTCACAGCCAGTAAGGTTTTTGAGGATGAGCTCCCTCTACTGGTGCACCATCGTAAAAAGGAGCTGGAGCGTCACAAGAAACTGTTCCAGTAAGTTTTTACTTCCCAGCTCAACACACTGACATACCTGTCCATCTGTATAATGCTGTAGATTACTGTGAGTATATGTACACATGCCTGTGTAACTGTTCACATTTCTTTGTTTCAATAAGTGTGTGTTCTTGTCCCACCCTCAGGTGGAGTGAGTTTGCTGAGGGACTTCCCCACATTAACAGTGCCAAAGAACTCTCAGCCCTTCCTGCTGAAGTTCTCTTTTCCTTTTCCAAAGAGGTAGAGACAATCTACACAAGAGAATCAGGGTAGGTTCAAAGCAGTGCATAAAACCCACTAATATAAAACCCACTAATATAAAACCCACCAGGGTAGCATTCTTCCATCTGAAGATGCAAACACAAAACCATCCCTAAGACTGTGAGATGGTAATAACATAACATGAAGGAAATATTCCTGTAACCTTTCACCTTTCGCCCTTTAACCCCATCTACCCTCTTCCAGAATGTTTGAGCTCAAACTGAAGGGCCTTGCAGACTCCACCAAGCAGTGGGAAGACTTTGATAAGATGAAAAAGGTTTTCTGGTTCAGAAAGACACCCATCTCAGGTAAAAGAGCAGACCCCTCAAGTTACAACATCAAACATAGGGTGCATTATTAGATGTAATTGCAGTAAACAGCAACTTGCTCTTACAGTGGGCCCTACCAGCTTAAAAATGATACCCAGGTCCTTGTTCTTCAAAACCATACACTTATTAGGCTAGTGCATACTGCCATAACTCTGTCCTGGTAAGACTTGTTTGTTGAATCAATCTAGAGATTTGTTTAAGCTTACATGAACATAATACCTCCATCCTAGAATATGTCTCTGAGCACTGGAAGGAGGATGACTTTTTTGGGTCCCAATTTCTGAATGGAACCAACCCCAATGTGATCCAGCGCTGCACAACGCTTCCCCCCAACTTCCCTGTCACAGATGAGATGGTACAGCCCTCCCTGGAGGACGGGAGTTCcctggagacagagatgaaggtATGAAAAACAAGTTGGTAATAGCCACGCCTTGTATCTCTATATATGCTGTATAGATTTGTATATTATCACAGGTGGGTGGTGCTAGTTAACAATACAATGGAGTTAGGGGAAGGGCTTCTTCCTCTAAACTGGTGGTAAAATTTTATTTGGTGTTCCACAGGGTTCATTGCTTGTGCCCCTGCTGTTCCCTTATACAACCCCTTGATACCTTAATACTTTAAGTAAATTAAATGTAGACCACAAATGCCTTAACTTCCATCTTCTTTTGTCCTCCCTACAGAAAGGAAACATATTTATTTGTGACTACAAGAGGCTTGAGGGTGTGCCAACCCGGGTGGTAAACGGTGAACCACTGCCTCTCACTGCTGCTCTCTGCCTGTTCTACAATAACCCAGAGGACAATCTGACACCTATCGCCATCCAGGTACATACACCTGCACCAATGGCATACTTAAGTGACATAGACATTAGGGTCAAATGGTAAACTAAAACATGCAACTgtcttcagatttttttttagacAATTCAGCATAAAGCTAAAaatacagatataggatcttaatttgatcaccctgttgcaggaaaactgttagtgtatttgaggtttaaaaagacttctgaagtttgtaatttccactctGAAATTTCAGACTGGATTTTCCCTTACCAAAAATGTATCaaaccctacaaaaatgtccattaattataatccacttaataattcacatttcctgttgctgaagGATTATTTTCCTCCCTGCAGCAAACtcgctcaaattaagatcctacatctctaGTACCATCCTAACTGTTCCACAAAACTCAACCAAATGTCGTTATAAAAAAAGAAGAATAAAACAACcataaaaaaattatttaaaaacaaGAGAAAGAAAGTCTTGTTAACAGAAAAGAAaggaaaaaaaatgtaaaacgctTCTACTCAAAACAAAGCTACTTTCCACAGTTATCATTACATCACAGCCCCTAATCAATATCATGTATCTACAGTATTCAAAGTTATTTAAATTATAGATCTGAGAAGGGGAAGTATGTTTGGATCCATATTTGAATGTTGATATGACATTAATATGTTTATTTGCTAAAATGCTACATGTTTGTGTACTGAGAATTGTACCTGAACAATGTTGTCACAAAAGTTTTGTTTTTGTTGAAACTTGCCTTTATTCCTTTGGTTCTGGGTTTCTCTGACCTCACAGCTGGAGCAGCAGCCCTCTCAGCAGAACCCCATATTTCTGCCTAGCGACTCTGAGCACGACTGGCTGCTAGCCAAGATGTTTGTGAGGAACGCGGATTTCATTGAACACCAGAATAGCTACCATCTGCTGGGCACTCATTTACTGGCTGAGGCCTTTGCCATGGCAACCCTCCGGAGCCTTCCTATCATGCACCCTCTCCACAAGGTATGACAGCCTGACACAGACTGTGGTCCCCACCAAACAATAACACTATCACAAAGTGTCTTGTTTCAAGATTGAATCCTCATTAGGGGAAATAGCACCAATGTCCGCCCCAGcacctttgttattgtttttgttttgtggaCGAAACGGACGTGAAGTGCGTCGATCAGTGTGGTAAAAACAAATTGCAGTACATATTCTTCTGTTATGTCGCGTGTGCAATGATATTCGAGGGAAAAAcacagtgtttgttgtttgcagtaacttctttgttgttatAATATCCCAAATGCATgtggcagtttcaccattaatgattacattttttacttcAATTTACTATGTTAGAATAATGGAATGTCAATATGTTAAATGTGGCCGGGgccagtcaaaaacatgattatCCTGTCTTTTATATATATTTCgaaactatgaggttggaataataccgtGAAAACAGTGATAATGCTCTTTAAGTGTAAGAGGTGTTTGAAAAGACAGACTGAAATTTCAGTTTGTTTTGATGGGAAGGAGTTTcgacctgcctggtgacatcataaAGTGGTAAATtaattaatagaccaataagaaagagcgtTCCAAACCTTTTAGTTTttagtttccccctccccactcagaccactcccagact
This portion of the Salvelinus fontinalis isolate EN_2023a chromosome 27, ASM2944872v1, whole genome shotgun sequence genome encodes:
- the LOC129825291 gene encoding hydroperoxide isomerase ALOXE3-like, giving the protein MAILVQHQYKIDLNTGDFLHSSTSDSIYATLIGTDWTSERTNLANSVLDFMTGKVRTYTVTTPSTLGRLLLVKLEKEQYLFLPENKWFCSKVVVTTPEHDVIYFPCYKWVSRGEVVELRGGKASKVFEDELPLLVHHRKKELERHKKLFQWSEFAEGLPHINSAKELSALPAEVLFSFSKEVETIYTRESGMFELKLKGLADSTKQWEDFDKMKKVFWFRKTPISEYVSEHWKEDDFFGSQFLNGTNPNVIQRCTTLPPNFPVTDEMVQPSLEDGSSLETEMKKGNIFICDYKRLEGVPTRVVNGEPLPLTAALCLFYNNPEDNLTPIAIQLEQQPSQQNPIFLPSDSEHDWLLAKMFVRNADFIEHQNSYHLLGTHLLAEAFAMATLRSLPIMHPLHKLLISHFRYTFPVNTISREILFGPEEGLTKDTTLGLEGLKELLKRAHSEITYSSLCLPENIVARGLESIPKFYYREDGLKLWNVINSFVQGMVEHFYSSDSEVSRDSELQDWINEIFIHGFLGNGKSGIPQRFDTVKEVIKFITMVIFTVSAQHSAVSMGQFDYCSWVPNSPIFLCKAPPTTKGCSSMSTIFETLPDVGSTVRGMASIWLLSKKYSDFIPLGSYPNQYFDETDGYFDVTKQMMKHFQAELSYLSESITERNSTFTPPYNYLNPAEMENSVSM